The following are encoded in a window of Vespa crabro chromosome 2, iyVesCrab1.2, whole genome shotgun sequence genomic DNA:
- the LOC124432954 gene encoding shematrin-like protein 1 yields MKSFLLVTYLVGLVVLCSSAIELTNSKLSTKLLPVNDASGTKDLDTAASDRTFLIGKEYGQPGYGGYGGYPVSIYGPGYRGTNLTPGYRGYPIGNPGGVIGAGHTGYGYYGNRYNPYYNYGAFGGSGGYSGYGSIGGYGTLGVGGYDDPYLGYGSYSGYGRYDGQGLDGYGNYGSGGYGGTYGSTYGIKNNYDPYGYRSSSSSSNSYGSYAGYPSGYRGYS; encoded by the exons GTAACGTATCTCGTTGGATTGGTCGTGTTATGCAGTAGTGCTATAGAACTGACAAACTCAAAATTATCGACAAAACTTTTGCCGGTAAATGACGCGAGTGGTACGAAGGACTTGGATACAGCAGCCAGTGATCGGA CATTCTTAATCGGTAAAGAATACGGTCAGCCAGGCTACGGAGGGTACGGAGGTTATCCCGTATCTATATACGGACCAGGATATCGTGGTACGAATTTAACACCAGGATATAGAGGATATCCAATCGGTAATCCTGGGGGTGTTATTGGAGCTGGACATACTGG ataTGGATATTACGGGAACagatataatccttattataattatggtGCTTTCGGTGGTTCCGGTGGTTACAGTGGATACGGGAGCATTGGTGGATATGGTACCTTAGGAGTTGGAGGTTACGATGATCCTTATCTTGGATATGGTAGTTATAGTGGTTATGGCCGTTACGATGGTCAAGGACTCGATGGATATGGAAATTACGGTTCCGGTGGTTACGGTGGAACTTATGGTTCTACGTATGggattaaaaacaattatgaTCCTTATGGTTaccgtagtagtagtagtagtagtaacagttATGGTAGTTACGCCGGCTATCCCTCCGGATATAGGGGTTATTCCTAA